Proteins from a single region of Bacteroidota bacterium:
- a CDS encoding inositol monophosphatase codes for MNQDKLLHEVCQLARETGTFIREEIYKFSRKDVETKDHNSFVTYVDKESEKRLVYALSRMLPGSVFITEEGTVDQNPGEFTWIIDPLDGTTNFIHRLPVYAISIALVRDLEPLLGVVYEINNSECFYAQEGGHAYLNGTPIRVSSTPSLEASLMATGFPYYDYSRMESYLRVLQEYMQNTRGIRRMGSAATDLAYVACGRFDGFFEYGLHPWDVAAGAFLVKQAGGLVGTFNGKNNYLFGKEIVAANPFIYEKMIATMNEFFG; via the coding sequence ATGAACCAAGATAAATTATTACACGAAGTATGCCAGCTTGCCCGTGAGACGGGGACCTTCATCCGTGAGGAGATCTATAAATTTTCGCGGAAAGATGTGGAAACCAAAGACCACAACAGCTTTGTCACCTACGTCGACAAAGAATCGGAGAAAAGGCTGGTGTATGCTTTATCAAGGATGCTTCCAGGATCGGTATTCATCACTGAAGAAGGTACGGTGGATCAAAACCCCGGTGAGTTCACATGGATCATTGATCCTCTTGACGGTACTACCAACTTCATCCACAGGTTGCCTGTATACGCCATCAGCATCGCATTGGTCAGGGATCTGGAACCCTTGCTGGGCGTTGTCTATGAGATCAACAACAGTGAATGTTTTTATGCTCAGGAAGGAGGTCATGCATATCTGAACGGAACACCCATCAGGGTGTCCTCAACCCCGTCACTGGAAGCCTCCCTGATGGCTACCGGTTTCCCTTACTACGATTATAGCAGGATGGAAAGTTATCTGAGAGTGCTGCAGGAATACATGCAAAATACAAGAGGAATACGCAGGATGGGATCGGCAGCAACCGACCTTGCCTATGTCGCCTGCGGCCGTTTCGACGGGTTCTTCGAATACGGACTCCATCCCTGGGATGTGGCAGCCGGTGCCTTCCTGGTCAAACAGGCAGGCGGACTGGTGGGCACTTTCAATGGTAAAAACAACTACTTGTTTGGAAAAGAAATAGTTGCAGCAAACCCTTTTATTTATGAGAAAATGATCGCTACCATGAACGAATTTTTTGGTTAA
- a CDS encoding DUF2061 domain-containing protein — MGNKARIDKTKENPLRSIAKTISWRLIASGTTFLIVFVIFRRYSEKTFNEVLETASFITIIEMFAKLLFYYLHERLWTNINWGKEWKRNYWQRNAWKKLYRDRHN; from the coding sequence ATGGGCAACAAAGCTCGGATTGACAAAACCAAGGAAAACCCACTGAGGAGTATTGCAAAGACTATTAGTTGGAGGCTCATCGCGAGTGGAACTACGTTTTTGATCGTATTCGTAATTTTTCGCCGGTATTCGGAAAAGACATTCAACGAAGTCCTGGAAACAGCCTCTTTCATCACCATTATCGAGATGTTCGCCAAGCTCCTGTTTTATTACCTGCACGAAAGGCTATGGACCAACATCAACTGGGGAAAGGAATGGAAAAGAAATTACTGGCAGAGGAATGCATGGAAGAAGCTTTACCGCGACAGACATAATTAA